The nucleotide sequence CCGGGTCAACGCCTACTTTCAGCGCGGTTCCATCGGGCTGATCATGCGCGTCATCGAGGACAAACCGATTCCGACCTTCGAGCAGCTCGGCTTGCCCACCGATGTCTTTACCGAATTTGCCGAACAGGAGCGCGGCCTGATTCTGGTCACCGGTCCCACCGGCAGCGGCAAGACGACCACCCTGGCGAGCCTGATCGACCACATCAATACCCACCAGTCGGTCAATATCGTGACGCTCGAAGACCCCATCGAGGTGCTGCACCGCGACAAGTTGGCGATGGTCAACCAGCGCGAACTGGGCCTGGACACCCTCAGCTTTTCCAACGGGCTGCGGGCGGCGATGCGGCAGGACCCCGACGTGATTCTGATCGGCGAAATGCGCGACAAAGAAACGGTGGAGGCCGCACTGTCCGCCGCGCAGACCGGACACCTCGTCCTCAGCACCCTGCACACCCAGGACGCCATCCGGACGGTGGGCCGCATCATCGACTTTTTTGCCCCGCACGAACGCACCCAGATTCGCCAGGGCCTGTCCGAAAGCGTGGTCGGCATCGTCAGCCAGCGCCTCTTGCCGCGCAGTGGCGGGGGCCGGGTCATGGGCATGGAAGTGCTGCTCGGCACGCCGACCATCCGCGAATGCATCAAGGACCCCGAGCGCACCGAGGAAATCAAGCAGGCCCTGATGGAAGGCGGCGTGCGCGGCATGCGGACGTTCGACCAGCACCTCGTT is from Deinococcus wulumuqiensis R12 and encodes:
- a CDS encoding type IV pilus twitching motility protein PilT; this translates as MSVLNSLLAALVKEGASDIHLRAGTAPAARINGVIRRFGESRLTPEHLQQFTQEMLPSSALWDSFLARREADFAYGLAGVGRFRVNAYFQRGSIGLIMRVIEDKPIPTFEQLGLPTDVFTEFAEQERGLILVTGPTGSGKTTTLASLIDHINTHQSVNIVTLEDPIEVLHRDKLAMVNQRELGLDTLSFSNGLRAAMRQDPDVILIGEMRDKETVEAALSAAQTGHLVLSTLHTQDAIRTVGRIIDFFAPHERTQIRQGLSESVVGIVSQRLLPRSGGGRVMGMEVLLGTPTIRECIKDPERTEEIKQALMEGGVRGMRTFDQHLVQLVMEGHMTQEDAMAAATSPHELKLMLMKAQYA